A window of Chryseobacterium aquaeductus genomic DNA:
CATCGCAAAAGTAGAAATGGATAAAGATGTTGTGGAAGAAGACGACCTTTTAGAAGGTTCAGAAAGTGCAATTCTTCCTATCGAAGAAGGTGATGCTCCGGAAATAGAAAACAATTCAGAAGAATCTAATGAAAGTTCTGAAACTGAAGAATAAATAAAACAATTTAAAATTCTTATTATGAAAAAGCTAATTTTAGGTATAGCTATCGTTTCATCAGCGTTTTTCTTCGGACAAAAGCAGGAGAAGCCAGATGTTAATGCGCAATTACAAGCTTCTAATAAAGCAGCAATGGATGCATATCAGTCAAAAAATTATGCAGTTGCAGCACCTAAGTTTGTAGAAGTCTATAACTTGATGAAAACAAATGGGCAAGACGATAAAATTTACATGTATTATGCAGGATTAAGTTATGCACTTGCAAATAATGTTGATGAATCAATCAAAATCTATACAGATTTGATCAATTCTGGTTTTACAGGAGTACAGACGCAATATACTGCGAAGGATGTAAAAACTGGTGAGGTGACATCTTTAAATAAAGGTATTTGGGAAGGTTTGAAAAATACAAAATCCAAGGATTATACAGATTTCAAAACTGAGCAGACAAAGAGCGTTGAGCCAGATCTATATGAGACCTTGTCAACATTACTTTTAAATGCTAAAAAGAACGATGAAGCTTTAGCTTTAATTGAAAAAGGATTAGCAAAATATCCTAACAATGCTAAGTTAAAAGAATATCAAGGTTCTGCGTTGTATGCAACAGGTAATACTGATAAATTCTTAACAAATCTGAAAGAACAATTGGCTAAAAATCCTAATGATGCGACCAATTGGTATAACTTAGGAGTTCTACAGGCGAAAACTCCTGCTACTGAAACTGATGCAATTGCTTCGTTTCAAAAAGCTATTGAACTTGCAGGAACTAACACGGCGTTGCTTAACAATTCATATCAGAATTTAGTATATACATCACTAGGAGATGATGCAAAGGCGGTTGAAAGTATTAATACATTAAGGAAATCAAATCCGGATGAAGCTACTAAGTTAATTGAAGCAAGAAAAGGAAGATTTAATAAAGCATTGCCATATGCAGAAAAATGGCTTCAGACAAATCCTGAAAACATTGATGCTGTAACTACTTTGAGAGAAATCTACAGCATTACAAAAAATCAGGCAAAAGCGACTGAAATGAAAGCTAAACAAGCTGAACTTGAAGCCAAGCAGCCAAAACAATAATCATTTTTCTAATATAAATATAAACCGAAACATTTTTGTTTCGGTTTTTTTGTTTAAATTCTCAAAAATTAAAATATACTCATCTACAAAATGATATAATAAATTTTAAATAAATTCAGGGAATTATCCTTCTTAATCAACATCAAAATTCTCTTCAATTCCGTATATTTGGTAAAAATTTTTACAAATATGATCGAGTGGAAAACCGTCAAAGAATACGAAGATATTACCTATAAAAAATGCAATGGTGTGGCAAGAATTGCCTTCAACAGACCTGAGATCCGTAATGCTTTCAGACCCAAAACAACTTCAGAGTTATACGATGCGTTTTACGATGCATCAGAAGATTCTTCTATTGGTGTGGTCTTACTTTCAGGAGAAGGACCAAGTTCAAAAGACGGAATTTGGGCTTTTTGCAGCGGAGGTGACCAGAAAGCAAGAGGTCAGCAAGGGTATGTGGGTGAAGACGGAAGACATCGTTTAAATATTCTTGAAGTTCAGCGCTTAATCCGTTTTATGCCAAAAGCCGTCATCGCTGTGGTTCCGGGTTGGGCAGTTGGTGGCGGTCATTCACTTCATGTGGTTTGTGATTTGACATTGGCAAGTAAAGAACATGCAATTTTCAAACAAACTGATGCTGATGTTACAAGTTTTGACGGTGGTTACGGTTCGGCGTATTTGGCAAAAATGGTCGGACAGAAAAAAGCTCGTGAAATTTTCTTTTTAGGTAGAAATTATTCTGCGCAGGAAGCCTTAGAGATGGGAATGGTGAATGCTGTAATTCCTCATGATGAACTAGAAGACACTGCTTACGAGTGGGCTCAGGAAATTTTGGCAAAATCTCCAACTTCCATCAGAATGCTGAAGTTTGCAATGAATCTTACAGATGACGGAATGGTAGGGCAACAAATTTTTGCAGGTGAAGCTACACGTTTGGCTTACATGACCGAAGAGGCTAAAGAAGGAAGAAATGCGTTTTTAGAGAAAAGAAAACCGGATTTCGGAAAAGATCAGTGGATTTCATAAAATATCACCAAACCAAAAATTTTGTTTTTGGTTTTTTTTTAATGTTTAAATGAAAGAAGAATTCAGCAATCAACAGATTTTTAATCTGGAAATACCCAATTTTGAAGATTTAGAACTCATAAGGGTTTCCGGAAAGTATCTCAAAATTATTTTGTTCAATTTAAGTATTTTTTCGATTTTTCTAATCGGGATCGCTTCTGCAGCCTTATATTTCTTCTACGTTGATTTGAGTTTGCTTCATGTTTTGATGATCGTTATTTTAACTTTTTTCATAATTATTTTTTTATTTTTAAATGCAATAATTGGTTTTAAATTCAGAAAATATGCAGTCAGGGAAAAAGATTTGGTTTACCAACACGGCTGGCTGAAACGGAGTTTAATTATCGTTCCATTCAAAAGAATTCAACACATCAAAGTTGAGCAGGGATGGTTGTCTAAAATATTGAATTTAAAATCGGTTTCAGTTTTTACAGCAGGAGTGAATGGTGGCGATATTACGATAAATGGTTTGCCGGAAGACATTGCTGAAGGAATTAATGATCATATCAGAGGCAGTATTTCTAAAGAAAAAGCAGAAGATGGAGGACAGGCTTAGTTCTTTTTTTAAACCTCAAAGACAGTCAAAAATTGGTATATTTCTGCTGTTTATTTACTATTTGGTACAGGTTGTCAAAGGTTTGTGGGTTTTTGTTTTCGTTTATATTTTTAAGAAAGAAACCTTCAATATTTATCTACTTCTCACGATTATTGGTGTTTTCATTTTTTTGCTGATTTCTGCAGTTTTACAATATTTTAACTTTACATATTATATTGATCAGGAAAATGACGAATTTATCATTCATGAAGGAATTATTAATAAATCGGTAACTAAAATCAAAAGAGATAATATTCAGGAAGTAAATATCTCTCAACCTTTTGTTCATCGCTTTTTTAATATTTACAAACTTGACATTGACACACCGGGAAGTTCCGAAAAAGAGGTGAAAATTTCAGCATTAACGAAACAAAATGCAACTGATCTCAAAAATTATCTTTTAACGGAAAAAGGAATTGATAAGAACTTTAAAGTATCTGATGAAACATTACAGAATGAAGAAATTGCTGAGGTTCGTTCTATCCAAATTTCTACTTTTAGCATCTTAAAATATGGAATTACAGCAAACTACGTTCAAAGTTTTTTTGCGTTGGTGAGTTTACTTATTTATGCTTTTTCTGAACTCAGCAATTTGCTTAAGAAAGTAGAATTTAAGACACAATTAGATTATGATACCATAGAATCTCGGGTTTTGGCGTTTTCAATTCCTGTTATTCTGACAATTGTTTTTGTTGTCATCATTGCTGCCATCTTGATTAACACAATTCGTACACTCATTAAATTTTTTAACTTTAAGATTACTGAGAACAATCAGAGTTTTTCCTTTGAATATGGCTTGTTTAATACCAGAAATTCTATTGTCAATAAGTCAAAAGTGCAGGTAATCACCGAAACTCAAAATTGGATTCAGAAGAAAATGAAGATTTCTTACGTGAAATTTCTTCAGATTGGTAAGAATGAAGAACATGAAAAAAATGTAGCCGCCGTTCCTGGAATTAATAATCAAGAAAAAGCAAAACTCATCTCAACAATCTGGAACAAAAATCCGGTATTTGAAAATGTGTTGAAGCCAAATTTCAGATTAATTATTGTCAATACTTTCCAATGGATTTTTGTTCCTCTTCTTTTGTTCTTTGCTATTGATAAAGATTTATTGCTAAACTATTGGTTTGTAGCAATCTGGTACGTTCTAGTTGCAGAATTTTTCATTCTTGTTTCTTTCAGGAATTTAAAATTGTTTTACAACGAAAAATTTATAAGATTAAAATCAGGTATTTGGGATGTAGATAACCGAACTTTTGAGGTAGAAAAGCTTCAAACTGTGAAAATTTCTCAGTATTTTTGGCAAAGAAAAACAAACTTAGGAAGTATCACATTTTACACATCTGCAGGTCGTTTTAAGATCGTTGCGTTAAACTTTTTAAAACTTAAAAAACTGTTGAATTATTGTGTCTACAAAATTGAAAATTCTAAGAATAATTAAATAAAAATTTTAATGTCAGATTGGATAAAAGCCGCAAGGCTTCGAACTTTACCGCTTTCGCTGAGCGGAATTATCATGGGGTCATTCATCGCAAAATGGAGACTTTGGGGCGAAGGTGGAATCTGGGATTGGAAGATTTTTGCTTTAGCACTTCTGGTAACATTGCTGTATCAGGTTTTATCAAATTATGCCAACGATTATGGTGATGGTGTGAAAGGAACAGATGCCAAAAGAATTGGGGAAGCAGAAGCAAGAGCTGTGGCATCAGGAAAAATTACTGCAAAACAAATGAGGAATGCGGTGATTCTTTTCGCTATTTTTTCTTTGGTAGCAACAGTTGCGCTTTTGTATTTGGCTTTTATTCCGAAATATATGAATGAATTTTACATTTTCATAGGTTTGGGTGTGGCAAGCATTTTAGCTGCAATTGGTTATACAATTGGTAAAAAACCTTATGGATACATGGGATTGGGCGATATTTTCGTTTTTGTGTTCTTTGGTTTGGTTTCGGTCTGCGGAAGTTATTTCCTTTTTACTAAAACTTTCAGCTGGGATATTCTTTTGCCAGGAGCTGCAGTTGGAATGATGAGTATGGCGGTTCTAAACCTCAATAATATGCGTGATATTGAAAGCGACAGATTATCTGGTAAAAAAAGTTTGGCGCTGAGAATGGGTTTCAAAAATGCAATGCTTTACGAGATGGTGCTATTACAGTTTCCTTTGATTTTGATCCTGATTTTTTTGGCACTGAACGGTTTCATTCAATCGCAGCAATATTATGTTTTCATAGTGATGATTCTTCTTATTCCAATGGCAAAATTGAGAAGAAAAATAATGTCTGTAAAGGAGCCAAAAGAGCTTGATCCTTTTTTAAAACAAGTTGGAATTCTTACTTTTATGATGGCTGTTCTTACCGCTTTCGGACTTAATTTTTTCAAATAATATTATTTCATTTTTTGCTTATTCTAAGATTATAAATCTGCGTACTTAGTGAAAAATATTAGTGCTATTAGTATTTAAAAATAATTCAAAATAAATAAAATGAAAATACAATACCTAGGACAAAACTGTTTCTTATTTACTTACAAAGAGAAAACAATTCTTTGTGATCCTTTTTACAATTACAAAAAGGCTGAATCAGGATTTGATATTTCGGCTCAGAAAATCGATTATATTTTGATCACTCACGCTCACGGCGATCATATTGCTGACGTTGGCGAGGTTCTAAAACATTATCCTGAAGCTACAATTATTGGTCAGCCGGAAATCTGTGCTCACTTTGAAAATGCAGAAAATACGAATGATGTAAATTTAGGAGGATCAGCGAAAATTGATGATCTTAAAATTTCTATGGTTCCTGCTCATCATACAAGTTCATT
This region includes:
- a CDS encoding tetratricopeptide repeat protein, translated to MKKLILGIAIVSSAFFFGQKQEKPDVNAQLQASNKAAMDAYQSKNYAVAAPKFVEVYNLMKTNGQDDKIYMYYAGLSYALANNVDESIKIYTDLINSGFTGVQTQYTAKDVKTGEVTSLNKGIWEGLKNTKSKDYTDFKTEQTKSVEPDLYETLSTLLLNAKKNDEALALIEKGLAKYPNNAKLKEYQGSALYATGNTDKFLTNLKEQLAKNPNDATNWYNLGVLQAKTPATETDAIASFQKAIELAGTNTALLNNSYQNLVYTSLGDDAKAVESINTLRKSNPDEATKLIEARKGRFNKALPYAEKWLQTNPENIDAVTTLREIYSITKNQAKATEMKAKQAELEAKQPKQ
- a CDS encoding 1,4-dihydroxy-2-naphthoyl-CoA synthase; amino-acid sequence: MIEWKTVKEYEDITYKKCNGVARIAFNRPEIRNAFRPKTTSELYDAFYDASEDSSIGVVLLSGEGPSSKDGIWAFCSGGDQKARGQQGYVGEDGRHRLNILEVQRLIRFMPKAVIAVVPGWAVGGGHSLHVVCDLTLASKEHAIFKQTDADVTSFDGGYGSAYLAKMVGQKKAREIFFLGRNYSAQEALEMGMVNAVIPHDELEDTAYEWAQEILAKSPTSIRMLKFAMNLTDDGMVGQQIFAGEATRLAYMTEEAKEGRNAFLEKRKPDFGKDQWIS
- a CDS encoding PH domain-containing protein, with the translated sequence MKEEFSNQQIFNLEIPNFEDLELIRVSGKYLKIILFNLSIFSIFLIGIASAALYFFYVDLSLLHVLMIVILTFFIIIFLFLNAIIGFKFRKYAVREKDLVYQHGWLKRSLIIVPFKRIQHIKVEQGWLSKILNLKSVSVFTAGVNGGDITINGLPEDIAEGINDHIRGSISKEKAEDGGQA
- a CDS encoding PH domain-containing protein, whose protein sequence is MEDRLSSFFKPQRQSKIGIFLLFIYYLVQVVKGLWVFVFVYIFKKETFNIYLLLTIIGVFIFLLISAVLQYFNFTYYIDQENDEFIIHEGIINKSVTKIKRDNIQEVNISQPFVHRFFNIYKLDIDTPGSSEKEVKISALTKQNATDLKNYLLTEKGIDKNFKVSDETLQNEEIAEVRSIQISTFSILKYGITANYVQSFFALVSLLIYAFSELSNLLKKVEFKTQLDYDTIESRVLAFSIPVILTIVFVVIIAAILINTIRTLIKFFNFKITENNQSFSFEYGLFNTRNSIVNKSKVQVITETQNWIQKKMKISYVKFLQIGKNEEHEKNVAAVPGINNQEKAKLISTIWNKNPVFENVLKPNFRLIIVNTFQWIFVPLLLFFAIDKDLLLNYWFVAIWYVLVAEFFILVSFRNLKLFYNEKFIRLKSGIWDVDNRTFEVEKLQTVKISQYFWQRKTNLGSITFYTSAGRFKIVALNFLKLKKLLNYCVYKIENSKNN
- the menA gene encoding 1,4-dihydroxy-2-naphthoate octaprenyltransferase, with amino-acid sequence MSDWIKAARLRTLPLSLSGIIMGSFIAKWRLWGEGGIWDWKIFALALLVTLLYQVLSNYANDYGDGVKGTDAKRIGEAEARAVASGKITAKQMRNAVILFAIFSLVATVALLYLAFIPKYMNEFYIFIGLGVASILAAIGYTIGKKPYGYMGLGDIFVFVFFGLVSVCGSYFLFTKTFSWDILLPGAAVGMMSMAVLNLNNMRDIESDRLSGKKSLALRMGFKNAMLYEMVLLQFPLILILIFLALNGFIQSQQYYVFIVMILLIPMAKLRRKIMSVKEPKELDPFLKQVGILTFMMAVLTAFGLNFFK